From Thalassococcus sp. S3, one genomic window encodes:
- a CDS encoding hemolysin family protein: MGDTDGSSSAAHSAHSDEKNDTASVGFFSRIFGGRRVPEPEQGEDQEVAASAAPRTHGMMNLRVLRVEDVAIPKAEITAVPASITKNELVGVFRESGFTRLPVYENTLDTPIGFAHLKDFALSHGFNGKGADFDLARMVRPLLFVPPSMPIGVLLTKMQTERRHMALVIDEYGGVDGLLTIEDLVEQVVGEIEDEHDTDEDQTWVKEKPGCYVAQAKTPLAEFEAEIGRSLTAHDEVDEEEIDTLGGLVFMLSGRVPARGEVVPHPDGPEFEVIDADPRRIKRMRVRLPDLAV, translated from the coding sequence ATGGGCGACACAGACGGAAGTTCTAGCGCAGCGCATAGCGCGCATTCCGACGAAAAGAACGACACGGCATCGGTTGGCTTCTTCTCCCGCATTTTTGGGGGAAGACGTGTCCCTGAACCAGAACAGGGCGAAGATCAGGAGGTGGCAGCATCGGCGGCCCCCCGTACCCATGGGATGATGAACCTGCGGGTCCTCCGTGTAGAGGACGTGGCGATCCCAAAGGCAGAAATCACAGCGGTGCCAGCATCCATCACCAAAAATGAACTGGTCGGCGTTTTCCGGGAAAGTGGTTTTACGCGCTTGCCGGTCTACGAGAATACGCTTGATACGCCGATAGGTTTTGCGCATCTGAAAGACTTCGCGCTGAGCCACGGCTTCAACGGCAAGGGAGCGGACTTTGATCTGGCGCGCATGGTGCGCCCGCTGCTGTTCGTTCCGCCTTCGATGCCCATTGGCGTTCTACTGACCAAGATGCAGACCGAACGCCGGCATATGGCCCTCGTGATTGACGAATACGGTGGCGTCGACGGGCTTCTCACGATCGAGGACCTGGTTGAACAAGTGGTCGGCGAGATCGAGGATGAACACGACACCGACGAAGATCAGACATGGGTCAAGGAAAAGCCGGGATGCTATGTGGCGCAGGCCAAGACCCCGCTTGCGGAATTCGAGGCAGAGATCGGCCGCTCGCTCACTGCTCATGACGAAGTCGACGAGGAAGAGATCGATACGCTGGGCGGTCTTGTCTTCATGCTTTCGGGTCGGGTTCCCGCAAGGGGAGAGGTCGTGCCGCATCCCGACGGGCCCGAATTCGAGGTGATCGACGCCGATCCCCGCCGCATCAAGCGGATGCGGGTCCGGCTGCCGGATCTCGCCGTATGA
- a CDS encoding GNAT family N-acetyltransferase, whose translation MTVRRLTIQDHANILNLYAELAPATPVLQNVSGLEALIAHPGTELLGAEVEGSVGAMVTLHVLPNLTYGGRPYALIENVVTAQRFQMRGLGRRVMEAAIRSAWAQDAYKIMLLTGQTAGARGFYERLGFSADEKFGMTLRRVPTRGAQAIKTTGPAP comes from the coding sequence GTGACCGTGCGCCGGCTGACGATCCAGGATCATGCCAACATCTTGAATCTCTATGCCGAACTGGCCCCGGCAACGCCCGTTCTCCAGAACGTCTCAGGACTGGAAGCGCTGATCGCTCACCCCGGCACCGAATTGTTGGGGGCAGAGGTCGAGGGATCGGTCGGGGCGATGGTCACCCTGCATGTCTTGCCCAATCTGACCTATGGCGGGCGGCCCTATGCCCTGATCGAAAACGTGGTCACGGCACAGCGCTTTCAAATGCGCGGTTTGGGGCGGAGAGTGATGGAGGCCGCCATCCGATCCGCCTGGGCGCAGGATGCCTATAAGATCATGCTGCTGACCGGCCAGACTGCCGGGGCACGCGGATTTTACGAAAGGCTTGGTTTTTCCGCGGACGAGAAGTTTGGAATGACATTGCGAAGGGTGCCGACCCGTGGGGCACAGGCCATCAAAACCACTGGCCCGGCTCCATAA
- the ybeY gene encoding rRNA maturation RNase YbeY produces the protein MSIEVILEDQRWEEADLDGLANRAGSATLRHLGLDAARCEISVLGCDDTRIAALNAEFRAKPSATNVLSWPETDLSAEVAGEKPTTPQADPIGDIPLGDIAIAYETCLREAEAAGKPLADHATHLIVHGVLHLLGYDHIRDPDATLMEGLEVQILGKLGLDSPYYGSTGA, from the coding sequence ATGAGTATTGAGGTCATCCTTGAAGACCAGCGCTGGGAAGAGGCCGATCTGGATGGCCTTGCCAACCGTGCAGGTTCGGCCACGCTTCGGCATCTTGGCCTTGATGCAGCGCGGTGCGAGATCAGCGTGCTGGGATGTGACGATACCCGTATCGCTGCGCTGAATGCGGAATTCCGCGCCAAACCCTCCGCAACGAACGTTCTGAGCTGGCCTGAAACGGACCTGTCAGCAGAGGTCGCAGGTGAGAAACCGACGACACCGCAAGCCGACCCGATCGGCGATATCCCGCTGGGCGATATCGCAATTGCCTACGAGACGTGCCTGCGAGAGGCCGAGGCCGCTGGCAAACCGCTTGCCGATCATGCCACACATCTGATTGTTCACGGAGTTTTACACCTTTTGGGCTATGATCACATTCGTGACCCTGACGCCACTCTGATGGAGGGGCTTGAGGTTCAAATACTTGGCAAACTGGGCCTCGATAGCCCATATTACGGATCTACCGGGGCATGA
- the lnt gene encoding apolipoprotein N-acyltransferase — MTQAPGLASEPLGVLDRILNRVSPRRISLVAALAGVIGAFGLAPYGAWPLALLSFILLFVLHRAAPSARTAGWTAWAFATGYFSHALSWIVEPFLVDAPRYGWMAPFALVLLAGGLALFWAVAGYLAWRLNNRPSFRAWTLVFFLSVAEFGRAYVFSGFPWAAPSQIWIGQGFDLSLAWIGPHGLTLLTLILCVLPAFATSRARLLALLLPVSLLPALAALALAQLPAAPTTGQTVRLVQPNAPQHQKWDPAHMQTFFDRQISYTSVMPHPDLIVWPETSVPTFLGSADYALQVIAEAAGETPVVVGIQRREDARFYNSMVVLGAGGRIVQTYDKHHLVPFGEYMPLGNLAARFGIYGLAANDGHGFSAGPGPRTLDFGGVGRGLALICYEAVFPQDMHAPGDRPDFLMQITNDAWFGAFSGPYQHLAQARMRSIEQGLPMIRVANTGVSAMIDPFGRVLDSLPLNEAGYLDATLPQAGQPTLYARTGDWAAFGILLIFGVALVGLRRTV; from the coding sequence ATGACCCAGGCGCCCGGTCTGGCATCCGAACCCCTGGGTGTGCTGGACCGGATCCTCAATCGCGTCTCTCCGCGCCGGATCAGCCTGGTCGCTGCGCTGGCAGGTGTCATCGGTGCTTTTGGGCTTGCGCCTTACGGGGCCTGGCCGCTGGCACTTTTGTCGTTCATTTTGCTTTTCGTGTTGCATCGCGCGGCGCCCTCCGCCCGGACTGCTGGGTGGACGGCCTGGGCTTTTGCAACGGGCTATTTCTCCCATGCGCTTTCCTGGATTGTCGAACCCTTTCTGGTGGATGCGCCCCGCTATGGATGGATGGCGCCATTTGCGCTGGTTCTGCTGGCGGGCGGGCTTGCGCTCTTCTGGGCCGTTGCCGGTTATCTGGCGTGGCGGCTGAACAACCGACCGTCCTTTCGTGCCTGGACTTTGGTATTTTTCTTGTCCGTCGCAGAGTTTGGTCGCGCCTATGTTTTCTCCGGGTTTCCCTGGGCGGCACCGTCGCAGATCTGGATTGGGCAAGGCTTCGATCTCAGCCTGGCGTGGATCGGTCCGCATGGGCTGACCCTGCTGACGCTGATCCTGTGCGTTTTACCGGCTTTCGCAACAAGCCGGGCCCGGCTTTTGGCGCTGCTGTTGCCGGTCAGCCTGCTTCCCGCACTTGCGGCGCTGGCCTTGGCCCAGCTTCCGGCCGCGCCGACAACCGGTCAGACGGTGCGCCTGGTTCAGCCCAACGCGCCGCAGCACCAGAAATGGGACCCGGCGCATATGCAGACGTTTTTTGACCGGCAGATCAGCTATACGTCAGTCATGCCCCATCCCGATCTGATCGTCTGGCCGGAAACCTCTGTTCCGACCTTTCTGGGTTCTGCGGATTATGCGCTGCAGGTGATTGCCGAAGCGGCAGGCGAAACACCTGTCGTCGTTGGCATCCAGCGCCGCGAGGACGCGCGGTTTTACAATTCCATGGTCGTTCTCGGGGCCGGGGGACGGATCGTGCAAACCTATGACAAGCACCATCTTGTTCCGTTCGGAGAGTATATGCCGCTTGGCAACCTGGCGGCGCGTTTCGGCATATACGGTCTTGCGGCCAATGACGGACACGGCTTCAGCGCCGGTCCCGGACCGCGCACGCTTGATTTCGGCGGGGTCGGACGCGGTCTTGCCCTGATCTGCTATGAGGCGGTTTTCCCCCAGGATATGCATGCCCCCGGAGACCGGCCCGATTTCCTTATGCAAATCACCAACGACGCCTGGTTCGGCGCTTTTTCCGGGCCTTACCAGCATCTCGCGCAGGCCCGCATGCGCTCGATCGAGCAGGGCCTGCCGATGATCCGGGTCGCCAATACGGGTGTTTCGGCCATGATCGATCCATTCGGTCGCGTTCTGGACAGCCTTCCGTTGAACGAAGCTGGCTATCTCGACGCAACGCTCCCGCAGGCAGGCCAGCCGACGCTCTATGCGCGCACGGGAGATTGGGCAGCGTTTGGCATCTTGCTCATCTTCGGGGTTGCGCTTGTGGGCCTTCGCCGCACGGTGTGA
- a CDS encoding phytanoyl-CoA dioxygenase family protein: MIVTEAQVAAFQRDGVVLLRGLFRDQVETLRRGVDANMAAPGPYASNNEKSGETGLFFDDYCNWTRIAEFEHAIHAAPVAEAAACLMGSDTVQMFHDHVLVKEPGTSMATPWHQDGPYYFVEGRQTVSFWCPLDSVRDATLRCVAGSHLWEKDVLPTRWVSEQAFFDKGDYMAVPDPEAENMRIVEFEMEPGDAVAFHFRTLHGARGNTSTARRRAFSLRLVGDDARYVERPGRTSPPFPGHDMRAGQRLREDWFPLLKRA; encoded by the coding sequence ATGATCGTGACGGAGGCGCAGGTCGCTGCGTTCCAGCGGGACGGGGTTGTGCTTTTGCGCGGTCTTTTTCGTGACCAGGTCGAGACCTTGCGGCGCGGTGTCGACGCCAATATGGCTGCCCCTGGCCCTTATGCATCGAACAACGAAAAGTCTGGCGAAACCGGTCTCTTTTTTGATGACTATTGCAACTGGACGCGTATTGCCGAGTTCGAGCATGCCATTCACGCGGCACCGGTTGCCGAAGCTGCGGCATGCCTGATGGGATCCGACACGGTGCAGATGTTCCATGATCATGTTCTGGTGAAGGAGCCTGGAACCTCCATGGCGACCCCGTGGCATCAGGACGGCCCTTACTACTTTGTCGAAGGGCGTCAGACGGTCAGCTTTTGGTGCCCGCTTGATTCCGTCCGCGATGCGACGCTGCGCTGCGTTGCGGGCTCCCATCTTTGGGAAAAGGATGTTTTGCCCACGCGCTGGGTGTCGGAGCAGGCTTTTTTCGACAAAGGCGACTATATGGCGGTTCCGGATCCCGAAGCCGAGAATATGCGCATTGTCGAATTCGAAATGGAACCGGGCGATGCGGTGGCGTTTCACTTCCGCACACTGCATGGCGCGCGCGGAAATACGAGCACGGCGCGGCGGCGCGCTTTTTCGCTGCGCCTTGTCGGGGACGACGCGCGTTATGTTGAGCGGCCGGGTCGCACGTCGCCGCCGTTTCCGGGACATGATATGAGGGCGGGCCAAAGACTGCGTGAGGATTGGTTTCCGCTTCTGAAGCGGGCTTGA
- a CDS encoding glycosyltransferase family 2 protein yields MAHQSLDMFLTRSKGVLAKGPIAILLVEDDVEVWSTIEHHLSLGFETIVVVMPEEFGLPDDLAAQVHRITYHPSTMEKTQEVIDKLTRAAPDQWIYYCYNAEYLFYPFCETRKVSEMLAFHEQERRDGMLTYVVDLYAQDLSHCHNAVSVDHAHLDRTGYYALARPDPVTTYPKERQLDFFGGLKWRFEEHIPEKSRKIDRISLFKAKPGLQLRDDYTFNDEEYNTYACPWHNNLTAAICSFRTAKALKNNPGSSAEIKTFRWHNSAPFEWQSRQLMDLGLMEPGQWF; encoded by the coding sequence ATGGCCCACCAATCTTTGGACATGTTTTTAACGCGCTCAAAGGGCGTGCTGGCAAAAGGACCCATCGCCATCCTTTTGGTGGAGGATGATGTCGAGGTGTGGTCGACGATCGAACATCATCTGTCGCTGGGGTTCGAAACAATCGTCGTTGTGATGCCCGAGGAATTCGGGCTGCCCGACGATCTTGCCGCGCAGGTTCACCGCATCACCTACCACCCCTCTACGATGGAAAAGACGCAGGAGGTCATAGACAAGCTGACCCGCGCCGCCCCCGATCAGTGGATCTATTACTGCTATAACGCGGAATACCTGTTCTACCCGTTCTGCGAGACACGCAAAGTGTCGGAAATGCTGGCCTTCCACGAACAGGAGCGGCGGGACGGCATGCTGACTTATGTCGTAGATCTTTACGCCCAGGACCTGTCGCATTGCCATAACGCGGTGTCGGTGGATCATGCCCATCTCGACCGGACGGGCTATTACGCCCTCGCCCGCCCTGACCCTGTGACGACCTACCCCAAGGAACGGCAGCTTGATTTCTTCGGCGGTCTGAAATGGCGCTTTGAAGAGCATATCCCGGAAAAAAGCCGCAAGATCGACCGGATTTCACTCTTCAAGGCCAAGCCCGGATTGCAGCTTCGGGACGATTACACGTTCAACGACGAGGAATATAACACCTATGCCTGCCCCTGGCACAACAACCTGACCGCCGCGATCTGCTCTTTTCGCACTGCAAAGGCGCTGAAAAACAATCCCGGCTCTTCAGCCGAGATCAAAACGTTCAGATGGCACAATTCGGCCCCGTTCGAATGGCAATCGCGTCAATTGATGGATCTGGGCCTTATGGAGCCGGGCCAGTGGTTTTGA
- a CDS encoding tRNA (guanosine(46)-N(7))-methyltransferase TrmB, with the protein MTDPVRPPRNFYGRFKGKALKQSQKTYLAEDLEALSPGPVDWTANPSRTPLDLKASFGDRPVWLEIGFGGGEHLVYQAKSNPDVGIIGAEPYINGVAMLLGKIRRAGVTNLAVYPGDARDLMDVLPAGSISRAFLLYPDPWPKTRHHRRRFVTPEHLDPLARVMQTDAHFRVATDIPDYVRQTLEEVPRAGFEWLAQRPADWREPWDDWLSTRYEQKALREGRRPHYLTFRRKDCPT; encoded by the coding sequence ATGACCGATCCAGTTCGCCCGCCACGCAATTTCTACGGCCGTTTCAAGGGAAAGGCCCTGAAGCAGAGCCAAAAGACCTATCTCGCCGAGGACCTAGAGGCCTTGTCTCCCGGGCCTGTGGACTGGACCGCAAACCCATCGCGTACGCCTCTCGACCTCAAGGCCAGTTTCGGCGACCGACCGGTTTGGCTGGAGATTGGCTTTGGCGGTGGCGAACACCTTGTGTATCAGGCAAAATCGAACCCGGATGTCGGGATCATCGGCGCCGAGCCGTATATAAACGGCGTGGCGATGCTCTTGGGTAAGATCCGCCGCGCGGGCGTCACGAACCTGGCCGTCTATCCCGGAGATGCCCGCGACCTGATGGACGTTCTGCCTGCTGGCTCGATCTCGCGCGCGTTCCTGCTCTACCCTGATCCCTGGCCAAAGACGCGCCATCACCGGCGTCGTTTCGTGACCCCGGAACACCTCGACCCTCTCGCACGGGTCATGCAAACCGACGCGCATTTCCGTGTCGCCACCGATATTCCCGACTATGTCCGCCAAACGCTCGAGGAAGTTCCAAGGGCAGGCTTTGAGTGGCTGGCGCAGCGGCCTGCCGATTGGCGCGAACCCTGGGACGATTGGCTGTCGACACGCTATGAGCAAAAAGCTTTGCGGGAAGGGCGTCGACCGCACTATCTGACATTTCGCCGTAAGGATTGCCCGACCTGA
- the miaB gene encoding tRNA (N6-isopentenyl adenosine(37)-C2)-methylthiotransferase MiaB, translating into MAAPKKLYIKTYGCQMNVYDSERMAETLGAQGYVETATPDDADMILLNTCHIREKAAEKVYSELGRFKGLKEANPDLKIGVAGCVAQAEGEEIVRRQPMVDLVVGPQSYHRLPEMEAKARSGARALDTDFPEEDKFEHLKARPKAQRGPTAFLTVQEGCDKFCAFCVVPYTRGAEVSRPVARILDEARDLVERGVKEITLLGQNVNAYHGAGPDGGDYSLAKLIWDLDKIDGLERIRFTTSHPNDMSDDLIAAHGECKKLMPYLHLPVQSGSDRILKRMNRSHTAESYLRLIERIRAARPDILMSGDFIVGFPEETEEDFQATLDLIEAVKYGYAYSFKYSPRPGTPAAERQAVPADVADERLQRLQHLITAQQTEIQQSMVGRVVNVLFEKAGRLDGQMVGKSEYLHAVHVTHPGIRAGDIAAVEIVEAGSNSLSGKIL; encoded by the coding sequence ATGGCCGCGCCCAAAAAGCTTTATATCAAGACATATGGCTGCCAGATGAACGTCTATGACAGCGAGCGCATGGCTGAAACGCTGGGTGCGCAGGGATATGTCGAAACCGCGACGCCGGACGATGCGGATATGATCCTTCTCAACACCTGCCACATTCGTGAAAAGGCGGCCGAGAAAGTCTATTCCGAGTTGGGGCGGTTCAAGGGGCTGAAAGAGGCAAATCCCGATCTGAAAATCGGTGTGGCCGGCTGCGTCGCGCAGGCGGAAGGCGAAGAAATCGTGCGGCGTCAACCGATGGTCGATCTTGTGGTCGGTCCGCAATCCTATCATCGCCTGCCCGAGATGGAGGCCAAGGCCCGGAGCGGCGCCCGCGCCTTGGACACTGATTTTCCCGAAGAGGACAAGTTTGAACATCTCAAGGCCCGGCCCAAGGCGCAGCGCGGTCCGACAGCCTTTCTGACAGTTCAGGAAGGCTGCGACAAGTTCTGCGCCTTCTGCGTCGTTCCCTATACCCGCGGAGCGGAGGTCAGCCGGCCCGTCGCGCGAATCCTGGACGAAGCCCGCGACCTCGTCGAACGCGGCGTGAAAGAGATCACGCTTCTGGGGCAGAATGTGAATGCCTATCACGGTGCCGGTCCGGATGGCGGCGATTACAGCCTGGCCAAGCTGATCTGGGACCTCGACAAGATCGACGGGCTTGAGCGGATCCGCTTTACCACTTCGCATCCCAACGACATGAGCGACGATCTTATTGCCGCGCACGGAGAGTGCAAAAAACTGATGCCCTATCTGCATTTGCCGGTGCAATCCGGATCAGATCGCATCTTGAAACGCATGAACCGCAGTCACACCGCCGAGAGCTATCTTCGACTGATCGAGCGTATTCGCGCGGCCCGGCCCGACATCTTGATGTCGGGCGATTTCATTGTGGGATTTCCAGAGGAAACCGAAGAGGATTTTCAGGCCACACTCGATCTGATCGAGGCCGTGAAATACGGCTATGCCTATTCCTTCAAATATTCCCCGCGTCCCGGCACACCCGCTGCGGAGCGGCAAGCGGTTCCGGCGGATGTTGCGGATGAACGGCTTCAGCGTCTTCAGCACCTGATCACGGCGCAGCAAACCGAAATTCAGCAATCCATGGTTGGACGTGTGGTCAACGTGCTTTTTGAAAAAGCAGGGCGCCTGGATGGTCAAATGGTCGGGAAATCCGAGTATCTGCACGCGGTCCATGTCACACATCCCGGGATCCGCGCCGGCGATATTGCCGCAGTAGAGATTGTCGAAGCCGGTTCGAATTCGCTTTCCGGCAAGATCTTATGA
- a CDS encoding OmpA family protein: protein MFDFRIKRVLASIAAVAIAATGVLSTAQEVSAESHQRTIVGSRYVPTIWVDPDGCEHWVMDDGVEGYMTPHVNRQGIPVCRRGNVCGVMNTDQFFATDSYRISSHGQQRLRQFFQSASATAFIITGHTDSRASDAYNMRLSFNRANAVARVAAASGARIADVRGYGERLPAASNNSAAGMAKNRRVEIICIR from the coding sequence GTGTTTGATTTCAGAATAAAGCGTGTTTTGGCGAGCATTGCTGCCGTCGCCATCGCAGCAACCGGTGTGCTGTCAACCGCGCAGGAGGTGTCGGCGGAGTCGCATCAGCGCACGATCGTGGGGTCGCGATACGTGCCCACCATCTGGGTTGATCCCGACGGTTGCGAACATTGGGTTATGGATGATGGGGTCGAAGGCTACATGACGCCCCACGTGAACCGTCAGGGCATTCCGGTCTGCCGCCGGGGCAATGTGTGCGGTGTGATGAACACCGATCAGTTCTTCGCCACTGACAGCTACAGAATCAGCTCTCATGGCCAGCAGCGCCTGCGGCAGTTCTTCCAAAGCGCGTCGGCTACGGCCTTCATCATCACGGGACATACCGACAGCCGGGCGTCCGATGCCTATAACATGCGCCTGTCGTTCAACCGCGCGAACGCGGTGGCCCGCGTCGCGGCGGCCAGTGGGGCACGGATCGCCGATGTCCGCGGATACGGGGAACGTCTGCCTGCCGCATCGAACAATTCGGCTGCCGGCATGGCCAAGAACCGCCGTGTCGAAATCATTTGTATCCGCTGA
- a CDS encoding PhoH family protein has protein sequence MAISALTPETGTDAPAEVLLEFPDNRLLIDLCGEYDRNLAEIERQLGVQIPRRGNQLAIIGEEAARTRAAEVLNALYVRLESGREVTAGDIDRELRMGGSETGTGARAGDQLEMFKGGKVEIKTRKKLVEPRTDAQRAYVQNLFENELAFGIGPAGTGKTYLAVAVGVSMFIGGHVDRIILSRPAVEAGERLGFLPGDMKDKVDPYMQPLYDALNDFLPGKQLAKLIEEKRIEIAPLAFMRGRTLANAFVVLDEAQNATTMQMKMFLTRLGEGSRMVITGDRSQIDLPRGVPSGLADAERLLKSIPKISFNYFTSKDVVRHPLVAAIIEAYEADDPSK, from the coding sequence TTGGCCATTAGTGCCCTGACACCTGAAACCGGTACTGACGCTCCCGCCGAGGTGCTGCTTGAATTCCCTGACAATCGTCTTCTCATCGATCTTTGTGGCGAATATGACCGCAACCTTGCTGAAATAGAGCGTCAGCTTGGCGTGCAGATCCCGCGTCGGGGAAACCAGTTGGCCATCATTGGGGAAGAGGCCGCGCGCACACGGGCCGCCGAGGTGCTGAATGCGCTTTATGTTCGGCTTGAGAGCGGACGAGAGGTGACCGCCGGCGACATCGACCGGGAATTGCGCATGGGTGGATCCGAAACCGGAACCGGTGCCCGTGCGGGTGACCAGCTTGAGATGTTCAAGGGCGGCAAGGTCGAGATAAAGACCCGCAAGAAACTGGTCGAGCCGCGCACGGACGCGCAAAGGGCCTATGTTCAGAACCTCTTTGAAAATGAGCTTGCCTTCGGCATCGGTCCGGCGGGGACGGGCAAGACCTATCTGGCGGTCGCCGTTGGGGTCAGCATGTTCATCGGTGGGCATGTCGACCGCATCATTCTCAGCCGACCAGCGGTCGAGGCTGGAGAGCGGCTTGGCTTTTTGCCGGGGGACATGAAGGACAAGGTCGATCCCTACATGCAGCCGCTTTACGATGCGCTGAATGACTTTCTGCCGGGAAAACAACTCGCCAAGCTGATCGAGGAAAAGCGCATCGAGATTGCGCCGCTGGCCTTTATGCGCGGTCGGACGTTGGCCAATGCCTTCGTGGTTCTGGACGAAGCGCAGAATGCGACGACGATGCAGATGAAGATGTTCCTGACCCGCCTGGGTGAGGGGTCGCGCATGGTGATCACGGGTGACCGCAGCCAGATCGACCTGCCGCGAGGGGTGCCATCAGGGCTGGCCGATGCGGAACGCTTGCTCAAGAGCATTCCCAAGATCAGCTTCAACTATTTCACCTCAAAGGATGTGGTACGGCACCCGTTGGTTGCGGCGATTATCGAAGCATATGAGGCAGATGATCCGTCGAAATAG
- the metK gene encoding methionine adenosyltransferase, translating into MSRQNYVFTSESVSEGHPDKVCDRISDAVLDAFLAEEPEARVAAETFATTNRVVIGGEVGLSDQDRLHDYMGRIDEIARACIKDIGYEQDKFHHQTCEITNLLHEQSAHIAQGVNASGNKDEGAGDQGIMFGFATNETPALMPAPIQYAHAILRRLAEVRKDGSEPALGPDAKSQLSIVYKDGKPVGVSSIVLSTQHIDPDLTSEHIREIVSPYIHDVLPDGWVNGKTEWHVNPTGKFVIGGPDGDAGLTGRKIIVDTYGGAAPHGGGAFSGKDPTKVDRSAAYAARYLAKNVVAAGLADKCTIQLSYAIGVSKPLSIYAETHGTGSVKPDQIEKAVDQVMDLTPRGIREHLQLNKPIYQRTAAYGHFGREPDPDGGFSWEKTDLADALKEAV; encoded by the coding sequence ATGTCTCGTCAGAACTACGTCTTCACCTCCGAATCGGTGTCCGAAGGGCATCCCGATAAAGTCTGCGACCGCATCTCTGACGCGGTGCTGGATGCCTTTCTGGCCGAAGAGCCCGAGGCCCGTGTCGCCGCCGAGACATTTGCCACCACGAACCGTGTCGTCATCGGGGGAGAGGTGGGCCTCAGCGATCAGGACAGGCTGCATGACTACATGGGGCGCATTGACGAGATCGCGCGCGCCTGCATTAAGGACATCGGCTACGAGCAGGACAAGTTTCACCATCAGACATGTGAAATCACGAACCTTCTGCACGAACAATCCGCGCATATCGCGCAAGGTGTGAACGCGTCGGGCAACAAGGACGAAGGGGCAGGCGATCAGGGCATCATGTTCGGCTTTGCCACCAACGAAACGCCCGCGCTCATGCCGGCACCGATCCAATACGCACATGCGATCCTGCGGCGCCTGGCCGAGGTGCGGAAGGATGGAAGCGAACCGGCGCTGGGGCCTGATGCAAAGAGCCAGCTTTCGATCGTTTACAAGGATGGAAAGCCGGTTGGCGTCAGTTCAATCGTTTTGTCGACCCAACATATCGACCCCGATCTGACGTCCGAGCACATCCGCGAGATTGTCTCTCCCTATATCCATGATGTGCTGCCGGACGGTTGGGTGAATGGTAAGACCGAATGGCACGTGAACCCCACGGGCAAATTCGTGATCGGTGGGCCGGATGGAGATGCGGGTCTGACGGGCCGCAAGATTATCGTCGATACCTATGGCGGCGCCGCGCCGCATGGCGGCGGGGCCTTTTCGGGCAAGGATCCCACCAAGGTCGACCGTTCGGCGGCCTATGCCGCGCGCTATCTGGCCAAGAACGTGGTCGCGGCTGGCCTTGCCGACAAGTGCACGATCCAGCTCAGCTATGCCATCGGGGTGTCCAAACCTCTTTCGATCTATGCCGAAACGCACGGGACGGGGTCGGTGAAGCCGGATCAGATCGAAAAAGCCGTCGACCAGGTCATGGATCTTACGCCGCGCGGCATCCGTGAGCATCTGCAATTGAACAAGCCCATCTATCAACGAACCGCAGCTTATGGGCATTTCGGTCGCGAGCCTGATCCCGATGGCGGATTTTCCTGGGAAAAAACGGATCTGGCCGACGCGCTGAAAGAGGCCGTATAG
- a CDS encoding cupin domain-containing protein — MPKVDLTQLPTFQGADAAAAYGGDLGAYLGRAISGAMGLAHLGANVETLMPGASSSHRHWHDRTDEIVVVLSGTLVLVEEDGAVEMGVGEIAVFPAGVENGHCLQNRSSDAASFLVVGSRDDADRCHYSDLDLVLHPDGSLTRKDGSAPST; from the coding sequence ATGCCGAAAGTCGATCTGACGCAGTTGCCGACATTTCAGGGCGCTGATGCCGCTGCGGCCTATGGCGGGGACCTCGGGGCCTATCTGGGTCGAGCGATCAGTGGCGCCATGGGGCTTGCGCATCTTGGCGCGAATGTCGAAACGCTCATGCCAGGTGCATCCTCTTCGCACCGGCATTGGCATGACCGCACAGATGAGATCGTCGTCGTTCTGTCCGGTACATTGGTGCTGGTCGAGGAAGACGGGGCGGTCGAAATGGGTGTGGGTGAAATCGCTGTCTTTCCGGCTGGCGTGGAAAATGGTCATTGTCTGCAAAACCGGTCTTCGGATGCGGCCTCCTTTCTCGTTGTGGGATCACGCGATGACGCGGATCGCTGCCACTACAGCGACCTTGATCTTGTCTTGCATCCCGACGGAAGCCTGACACGCAAGGATGGAAGCGCACCGAGCACTTAA